The Synechocystis sp. PCC 7509 genome includes a window with the following:
- a CDS encoding IS630 family transposase (programmed frameshift), with product MPAPYSEDLRQKAIAAVERGERKSDVSRMLHISRNTLDLWLKRKEQTGNCQAITHYQQGNRHKISDWQRFREFAKQHGGKTQGQMAVLWGEGVSQQNISDALRKLGSSRKKTYGYRERDELKRQGFQEQLQTLSAAQIIYVDEAGIDNRDDYPYGYCEVGQRFYALKPGKRTERVSWIAALRQGKVFAPMTFVGSCNRNLFEMWLEQCLIPQLRPGDVIVIDNASFHHSQAIDEIVAEAGCELWYLPPYSPDLNKIEHWWFVLKNWMRQRWNEFDNFHDCVDAAFKHCPNVFP from the exons ATGCCCGCCCCTTACAGTGAAGACCTGCGCCAAAAGGCGATTGCAGCAGTTGAGAGAGGAGAACGCAAAAGTGATGTGAGCCGGATGTTGCACATTAGTCGCAACACACTCGACCTATGGCTGAAGCGCAAGGAACAAACTGGCAACTGTCAAGCGATTACTCACTATCAACAGGGAAATCGACATAAAATCAGTGATTGGCAGAGGTTTCGTGAATTTGCGAAGCAACATGGAGGCAAGACTCAAGGGCAAATGGCTGTGTTGTGGGGCGAAGGGGTGAGTCAGCAGAACATCAGTGATGCCTTGCGTAAGCTTGGCTCAAGTCGA AAAAAAACCTATGGATACCGAGAGCGGGATGAGTTAAAACGTCAAGGATTTCAGGAGCAACTACAGACCTTATCTGCTGCTCAAATCATCTATGTTGATGAAGCAGGGATTGACAACCGAGATGACTATCCCTATGGTTATTGTGAGGTTGGACAACGCTTCTATGCTCTCAAACCTGGTAAGCGTACTGAGCGTGTCAGTTGGATCGCAGCACTACGCCAAGGGAAAGTGTTTGCACCAATGACATTTGTGGGTTCCTGTAACCGTAACTTATTCGAGATGTGGTTAGAGCAGTGTCTTATCCCTCAATTGCGACCAGGTGATGTTATCGTCATTGACAATGCAAGTTTTCATCACTCCCAGGCAATTGACGAGATTGTAGCAGAGGCGGGATGTGAGTTATGGTATCTTCCCCCCTATTCTCCAGACTTGAACAAGATCGAACATTGGTGGTTTGTACTCAAGAACTGGATGCGGCAGCGGTGGAACGAATTTGACAACTTTCATGATTGTGTAGATGCCGCCTTTAAACACTGTCCTAACGTGTTCCCGTAG